A genomic segment from Calditrichota bacterium encodes:
- a CDS encoding NAAT family transporter yields MESLYYTITIVKRQGLSGFPGFIEAADFTLRSLTALLAVINPLEVLPVFIAVTATQSAIQRRRTARLATVYAFVLLLVFILMGHLILRLFSISIDAFRVAGGILMLMIGLEMVHSRFSAVAHPTVREYAEAVKAEDVALMPLATPMLSGPGAITTALVMVGDGFSLWRILLSIGIALFVLGLTYILLIAAETVHKRIGANGIGLLTRMMGLLLIAYAVQMGFQGAKGLLR; encoded by the coding sequence ATTGAATCCTTATATTATACGATTACGATAGTCAAGAGGCAAGGTTTGTCCGGCTTTCCAGGATTTATAGAAGCGGCCGATTTCACGCTGCGCTCGCTTACCGCATTACTTGCGGTCATCAACCCGCTCGAAGTGCTGCCGGTTTTCATTGCGGTTACTGCGACCCAGTCGGCAATTCAGCGCCGCCGGACGGCGCGGCTGGCGACTGTCTATGCGTTCGTCCTCTTGCTCGTATTCATATTGATGGGGCACCTGATTCTGCGCCTCTTCAGCATATCGATAGACGCTTTTCGGGTCGCTGGCGGCATCCTGATGCTGATGATAGGCCTTGAGATGGTCCACTCCCGATTCTCTGCGGTGGCGCATCCTACCGTCAGGGAATATGCCGAGGCAGTCAAAGCGGAGGATGTCGCCCTAATGCCTTTGGCGACGCCGATGCTCTCAGGTCCGGGAGCCATAACCACAGCGCTGGTGATGGTCGGCGATGGCTTCAGCCTTTGGCGAATCCTGCTCTCCATCGGGATTGCACTCTTTGTCCTGGGATTAACTTACATTCTCCTGATCGCGGCTGAGACCGTCCACAAGCGTATAGGCGCCAATGGCATCGGGTTGTTGACGAGGATGATGGGGCTTTTGCTGATCGCCTATGCCGTTCAGATGGGCTTTCAGGGCGCGAAGGGATTGCTGCGGTAG